A single Parabacteroides timonensis DNA region contains:
- a CDS encoding TorF family putative porin: MKSILKKIAAVAMIFSASSFSVMQAQEDEAGVKFTVQGDLVSSYVWRGMYQTSASFQPTFGLSVGGFSLTAWGSTDFTGVNENSGQGAKEIDLTAAYTFGNSGLTLSVADLWWAGQGAGKYFNFKSHETAHHFEGAIAYSLPVEKFPLSIAWYTMFAGLDKNSHDEQAYSTYVEMNYPFSVKMVDLNVTCGFTPWNAPQYLTNSFAVTNVALKGTTAIKFSDSFSLPIFAQAIWNPRLEDAHLVFGFTLKP; encoded by the coding sequence ATGAAATCGATACTTAAAAAGATTGCCGCTGTGGCAATGATCTTCTCTGCCTCTTCTTTCTCTGTAATGCAAGCCCAGGAGGATGAGGCTGGCGTAAAGTTTACGGTACAGGGCGACCTGGTGAGTTCTTATGTATGGCGTGGAATGTATCAGACGAGTGCCAGCTTTCAGCCGACTTTCGGCCTGAGCGTAGGGGGCTTCTCTCTGACTGCCTGGGGTTCGACCGACTTTACTGGTGTAAACGAGAATTCCGGACAGGGGGCTAAAGAGATCGACTTGACAGCGGCTTATACATTCGGAAACTCCGGATTGACATTGTCGGTTGCCGACCTGTGGTGGGCCGGACAGGGAGCCGGAAAGTATTTTAATTTTAAGAGTCATGAAACTGCTCATCATTTTGAAGGTGCTATTGCTTATTCATTGCCGGTAGAAAAGTTTCCTTTATCAATTGCCTGGTACACAATGTTTGCCGGCCTGGATAAGAATAGCCATGATGAGCAGGCATACTCTACGTATGTGGAAATGAATTATCCGTTCAGTGTTAAAATGGTAGACCTGAATGTGACCTGTGGCTTCACTCCTTGGAATGCGCCGCAGTATCTGACAAATAGTTTTGCCGTAACGAACGTGGCGCTCAAAGGAACGACCGCAATAAAGTTCAGCGATTCGTTTTCTTTGCCTATTTTTGCACAAGCCATTTGGAATCCTCGCCTCGAAGATGCTCATTTGGTTTTCGGATTCACTTTGAAACCGTAA
- a CDS encoding pirin family protein: MTVKKIENIIAPPAPHMVGDGFRVHNFIPHLEQLNRERMNPFILLDYNAKMEFSPRKEPRGVGVHPHRGFETVTIVYKGKVAHHDSRGNSGVIGPGDIQWMTAASGVLHKEYHEESFSQKGGEFHIVQLWINLPAKDKKADPKYQSIVNSQIPKVELPDNAGQIEVIAGKYLETDGIASTFTPMHLLNVQLNKGGSTEFSFPAEYNTAALVVEGSVKINNNELVPTDYFALFENKGETFTIQAVNKATVLILSGEPIKEPIAAYGPFVMNNVAELKQAYIDLGAGKFGKLDD; this comes from the coding sequence ATGACAGTAAAAAAAATAGAAAATATCATAGCCCCACCTGCTCCGCATATGGTTGGAGACGGATTCAGAGTACATAACTTCATACCACATCTGGAACAATTAAATAGAGAACGTATGAATCCATTCATCTTGTTAGATTACAATGCTAAAATGGAATTCTCACCGCGCAAAGAACCTAGAGGTGTCGGAGTGCATCCTCATCGCGGATTTGAAACTGTCACAATCGTATATAAAGGGAAAGTTGCCCATCATGACAGCAGAGGTAATAGCGGCGTGATCGGTCCGGGTGATATTCAATGGATGACAGCTGCCTCCGGGGTACTTCACAAGGAATACCATGAAGAAAGCTTCAGTCAGAAAGGAGGTGAATTCCATATTGTACAATTATGGATCAACCTTCCTGCCAAGGATAAAAAAGCTGATCCTAAATATCAGTCTATTGTAAACAGCCAGATTCCGAAAGTCGAACTGCCTGATAATGCCGGTCAGATCGAGGTCATTGCCGGTAAATACCTAGAGACAGACGGAATAGCATCCACCTTTACTCCTATGCATTTATTAAATGTCCAATTAAATAAAGGAGGAAGCACTGAATTCTCATTCCCGGCAGAATATAACACAGCAGCTTTAGTCGTTGAAGGTTCTGTAAAGATCAATAATAATGAACTGGTTCCGACCGACTATTTCGCGTTATTCGAAAATAAAGGAGAAACTTTCACCATCCAGGCAGTAAATAAGGCAACCGTACTTATCTTGAGTGGTGAACCGATCAAAGAACCTATTGCTGCATACGGCCCGTTCGTTATGAACAATGTGGCAGAGTTAAAACAAGCTTATATTGACCTGGGAGCAGGTAAGTTCGGTAAACTGGACGATTAA
- a CDS encoding ATP-binding protein, whose protein sequence is MSKSVSLKIKTKLIYGIGLLFVMIVLLGGLAVKNIHNMSVDTQNILADNYNSLLYSRRMLNALERIKTDPVAQAEFDKNLELQKKNITEVDENVATTHLATQYEAMHKELNDTTIQRVRMALNDIMSLNMATIYRKSQIAGHTADQALLWICIIAVICILTAFAFLIRLPRSINTPIRKLTDGIMEIANHNYEKRLDLGDYQEFSAVANSFNRMAERLTEYRKSTLADIIQAKKYIEAIVNSITEPIIGLDGDRSILFANDEALTILNLKRDVVIGKSAAELALKNDLLRRLVRELIQPDEKKEPLKIYADNKESYFQAKYIPIRVTDENGQENQYVGDVILLKNITEFKELDSAKTTFISTISHELKTPISAIMMSLKLLEDKRVGEMNDEQKALSQSIKDSSDRLLDITGELLKMTQVETGKLQLNPKITKPVELIDYAIKANRVQAERFGCHVEVEYPEKISKLFVDSEKIAWVLTNLLSNAIHYTPENGRIIIGARQIDKTVEIFVKDFGKGIDPRYHQSIFDRYFRVPGTKVQGSGLGLAISKDFVEAHGGTIHVESEIGKGSTFVIRFNV, encoded by the coding sequence ATGAGTAAGTCTGTTAGTCTGAAGATTAAAACGAAGCTTATCTATGGGATAGGTTTGTTGTTCGTTATGATTGTGTTGCTGGGAGGACTGGCTGTAAAGAATATCCACAATATGTCTGTCGACACTCAGAATATCCTGGCGGATAATTACAATTCTCTTCTTTATTCAAGAAGAATGTTGAATGCCCTTGAACGCATCAAGACTGACCCCGTAGCGCAGGCGGAGTTCGATAAAAACCTCGAATTGCAGAAGAAGAATATCACGGAAGTGGACGAGAACGTGGCTACGACTCATCTGGCTACCCAATATGAAGCGATGCATAAAGAGCTGAACGATACGACGATCCAACGAGTGCGCATGGCTCTCAACGATATCATGAGCCTGAATATGGCTACCATATACCGCAAAAGCCAGATCGCCGGACATACGGCAGACCAGGCATTGTTGTGGATCTGCATAATAGCTGTTATCTGTATTTTGACTGCTTTTGCTTTCCTGATCCGTTTGCCCCGTTCGATCAATACGCCGATAAGGAAGCTGACCGACGGTATCATGGAGATTGCCAACCATAACTATGAGAAGCGGCTTGACTTAGGGGATTACCAGGAGTTCTCGGCCGTAGCGAACTCTTTCAACCGGATGGCTGAACGGCTCACCGAGTACCGTAAAAGTACCTTGGCCGATATCATCCAGGCTAAAAAGTATATTGAAGCGATTGTCAACAGTATCACGGAGCCCATTATCGGTCTCGATGGCGATCGTTCGATCCTTTTTGCCAATGATGAGGCTCTTACTATCCTGAACCTGAAACGGGATGTCGTGATCGGTAAATCTGCGGCCGAACTGGCTTTAAAGAATGACTTGCTTCGTCGTCTGGTGCGTGAACTGATCCAACCGGACGAGAAAAAGGAACCGTTGAAAATATATGCTGATAATAAGGAAAGTTATTTCCAGGCAAAATATATCCCGATCCGTGTGACGGATGAGAACGGGCAGGAGAACCAGTATGTCGGCGATGTGATCCTGTTGAAGAATATTACGGAGTTTAAAGAGCTGGACTCGGCTAAGACTACATTTATCTCTACAATCTCCCACGAACTGAAGACACCGATCTCAGCCATTATGATGAGCCTGAAGCTTCTGGAAGATAAACGGGTAGGCGAAATGAACGATGAGCAAAAGGCGCTGTCACAAAGTATCAAAGATAGCAGCGACCGTTTATTGGATATCACCGGCGAACTCCTGAAAATGACGCAGGTGGAAACGGGCAAACTGCAACTGAACCCGAAGATCACTAAACCGGTCGAACTGATCGACTATGCCATCAAGGCCAACCGTGTGCAGGCCGAACGTTTCGGTTGCCATGTCGAAGTCGAATATCCGGAAAAGATATCGAAGCTGTTTGTCGACAGTGAAAAGATAGCCTGGGTGTTGACCAACCTATTGTCGAACGCTATCCATTACACACCGGAGAATGGGCGTATCATTATTGGGGCCCGACAGATAGATAAAACCGTGGAAATATTTGTGAAAGACTTTGGTAAGGGTATTGACCCACGTTATCACCAAAGTATCTTCGATCGTTATTTCCGTGTTCCCGGTACGAAAGTGCAGGGTAGCGGCCTCGGGTTGGCGATCAGTAAAGACTTTGTTGAAGCCCACGGTGGAACGATTCATGTGGAGAGCGAGATCGGTAAAGGAAGTACATTTGTTATCCGGTTTAACGTATAA
- the mscL gene encoding large-conductance mechanosensitive channel protein MscL: protein MGKFLQEFKQFAMRGNVVDMAVGIIIGGAFGKIVSSVVGDIIMPAVGLLVGGVNFTDLKIVLKHAVMEGDKVITPAVTINYGNFLQVTLDFIIIAFAIFMMIKGMNALNKKKTEEAPATPPAPPADVQLLTEIRDLLKDKK, encoded by the coding sequence ATGGGGAAATTTTTACAAGAATTTAAGCAGTTTGCCATGCGCGGCAACGTTGTCGACATGGCTGTCGGTATCATCATCGGTGGTGCTTTCGGTAAGATAGTATCATCAGTCGTTGGCGATATCATTATGCCGGCAGTCGGATTACTGGTCGGCGGAGTGAACTTTACAGATTTGAAAATCGTATTGAAACACGCAGTGATGGAAGGTGACAAAGTGATTACCCCTGCCGTTACGATCAACTACGGGAATTTCTTACAGGTAACATTAGATTTCATCATCATTGCTTTTGCTATCTTTATGATGATAAAAGGAATGAATGCTCTGAATAAGAAAAAGACAGAGGAAGCCCCGGCTACACCTCCTGCTCCACCTGCCGATGTTCAATTATTGACTGAGATACGTGATTTACTGAAAGACAAAAAGTAA
- a CDS encoding sensor protein KdpD: protein MDREQSVQHFLDLLKKSRRGNFKIYIGMIAGVGKSYRMLQEAHELLRSGIDIQIGYIETHGRLETEALVEGLPQVPRRKSFYKGKEVEEMDLQAILSVHPEVVIVDELAHSNVEGSKNEKRWQDVMDILEAGISVITAVNIQHLEGLNEEVQDIAGIEVKERIPDSVLEQADEVVNIDLTADELVKRLKAGKIYRPEKVETALNNFFKSENILQLRELALKEVALRVEKKVENSVPVNAGVRHEKFLACISSNERTPRKVIRKAARLATRYNTKFFVLYVQTPRESIDRIPLANQRYLSNHFKLATELGGEVIQVQSESVTDSIVQVCKEKMITTLCIGKPSFSLRTLLFSSYRYRKLLNSLSQLNIDLIIIA, encoded by the coding sequence ATGGACAGAGAACAGAGTGTACAGCACTTTTTGGACTTACTGAAAAAGTCCCGCCGTGGTAACTTCAAGATCTACATCGGTATGATTGCCGGTGTAGGTAAATCGTACCGTATGCTTCAGGAGGCACACGAGTTGCTTCGTAGTGGCATCGATATACAAATCGGCTATATAGAGACACACGGCAGGCTCGAAACGGAAGCGTTGGTGGAGGGATTGCCCCAGGTTCCGCGCCGGAAATCCTTTTATAAAGGGAAAGAGGTGGAGGAAATGGATTTGCAGGCCATCCTGAGTGTCCATCCCGAAGTGGTCATTGTCGATGAGCTGGCCCATTCCAATGTAGAAGGCAGTAAGAACGAAAAACGCTGGCAGGATGTAATGGATATCCTCGAAGCGGGCATCAGCGTAATCACGGCAGTCAATATCCAGCATCTGGAAGGGTTGAACGAAGAGGTGCAGGATATAGCCGGAATAGAAGTGAAAGAAAGGATTCCGGACAGCGTGCTGGAACAGGCCGATGAGGTGGTCAATATCGACCTGACTGCCGACGAACTGGTGAAGCGCCTGAAAGCCGGAAAGATATACCGTCCGGAGAAGGTGGAAACCGCTCTGAATAACTTCTTTAAGTCGGAAAACATCCTTCAGCTGCGCGAGCTGGCCTTGAAGGAAGTGGCTTTGAGGGTAGAGAAGAAGGTGGAGAATTCGGTTCCGGTCAATGCCGGTGTTCGGCATGAGAAGTTCCTAGCCTGCATTAGCAGTAATGAGCGTACGCCGCGGAAGGTGATCCGGAAAGCAGCCCGTCTGGCTACCCGTTATAATACGAAGTTCTTTGTTTTGTATGTGCAGACTCCACGGGAGAGCATCGACCGGATACCGTTGGCCAACCAGCGTTATCTGTCCAATCATTTCAAACTGGCAACAGAACTGGGAGGAGAGGTGATACAGGTACAGTCTGAGTCGGTGACGGATAGTATCGTTCAGGTGTGTAAGGAGAAAATGATAACGACGCTTTGTATCGGTAAGCCTTCCTTTAGTTTGCGTACTTTGTTGTTTTCTTCGTATCGTTACCGGAAATTACTGAATAGTTTGTCGCAGTTGAATATTGATTTAATAATAATAGCATGA
- a CDS encoding Crp/Fnr family transcriptional regulator translates to MIAILSKSVLFRNISDAEISELLETAAYRVVAYRPKDIVALQGAPCNHLMIVLSGLLQGQMVNDAGKLVVIEELQASQLLAPAFLYAPKNNLPVNILAMEPSEILFIHRDDFTQWMQLNKQLLQNFLMLISGRSHFLSDKIMFLSLKNIKNKIADYLLRKLPEPSADVIHLTETQQEIADSFGVTRPSLARALAEMEQEGVISIDRKVVKVRNMQILKQMAQ, encoded by the coding sequence ATGATAGCAATACTTTCTAAATCCGTACTGTTTAGAAATATCTCTGATGCAGAGATTTCAGAATTGCTGGAAACAGCAGCTTACAGGGTGGTGGCTTATCGTCCGAAAGATATTGTCGCTCTTCAGGGAGCACCATGCAATCATCTAATGATTGTATTGAGTGGGCTTCTACAAGGGCAGATGGTGAATGATGCCGGTAAACTTGTTGTTATTGAAGAGTTACAAGCCTCCCAGTTATTGGCACCGGCTTTCCTGTATGCTCCGAAAAATAATCTTCCGGTAAACATTCTGGCAATGGAGCCTTCGGAGATATTATTTATTCACCGGGATGATTTTACCCAATGGATGCAGCTGAACAAGCAGCTTCTTCAGAACTTCCTGATGCTGATATCCGGCAGAAGTCATTTCCTGAGCGATAAAATCATGTTCTTATCACTAAAGAATATAAAGAATAAGATTGCAGATTATTTGCTTCGTAAATTACCGGAGCCATCGGCAGATGTTATTCATCTGACTGAAACTCAGCAGGAGATAGCCGACTCGTTTGGAGTGACCCGTCCTTCTCTGGCACGAGCTTTGGCAGAAATGGAGCAAGAGGGTGTTATATCCATCGACCGAAAAGTTGTAAAAGTTCGTAATATGCAGATTCTTAAGCAGATGGCGCAATAA
- a CDS encoding ferritin-like domain-containing protein: MAKESVKILQKKLDVESLLSQLNAALSEEWLAYYQYWVGALVAEGAMRANVQAEFEEHANEELGHAKLLADRIIELEGVPVLAPKKWFELARCKYDVPNDFDVVSLLNQNVASERCAIVRYQQIAEFTDGKDFTTCEIAKHILSMEEEHEQDLQDYLTDIARMKSSFLNK; encoded by the coding sequence ATGGCAAAAGAAAGTGTTAAGATTCTACAGAAAAAACTAGATGTAGAAAGTTTATTATCACAGCTTAACGCTGCATTATCAGAAGAATGGTTAGCATACTATCAATATTGGGTAGGCGCTTTGGTTGCAGAAGGTGCTATGCGTGCAAACGTACAGGCTGAATTTGAAGAACATGCCAACGAAGAATTAGGCCACGCCAAGTTACTGGCCGACCGTATTATCGAATTGGAAGGCGTTCCTGTACTCGCCCCTAAGAAATGGTTCGAACTGGCAAGATGCAAATATGACGTACCTAACGATTTTGACGTAGTCAGCCTGTTGAACCAGAACGTTGCTTCCGAACGTTGTGCTATCGTCAGATACCAGCAAATCGCCGAATTCACAGATGGTAAAGACTTCACAACTTGCGAAATAGCAAAACACATCCTGAGTATGGAAGAAGAACATGAACAGGATTTGCAAGACTACCTGACAGATATTGCCAGAATGAAAAGTTCTTTTTTAAACAAGTAA
- a CDS encoding aspartate kinase has translation MKVLKFGGTSVGSAQRMKNVASIICNGEQNIVVLSAMSGTTNALVDISGSFHRKETDEVNKIISRLEQVYAVCIDGLYESDLYKEQALELVADRFRYIWSFAEAPFTPFDEKVVLAQGELISTGMMDLYLKEKGVNSVLLPALDFMRITAEQEPDLSYIKEKLYAQLASYPNADLFITQGFICRNAYGKIDNLQRGGSDFSASLIGAAISAEEIQIWTDIDGMHNNDPRIVDHTVPVRQLNFEEAAKLAYFGAKILHPCCIRPAKESNIPVRLLNSLQPSAPGTLISNTAEKGRIKAVAAKDNIIYIKIKSLNLLPAHKFLSLVFNTFETYKTAVDMVTTSDVGVSVTTDNPEHLSEIISCLEEYATICVERNMVIICVVGDLEWQNVGFEAQIVNALKDIPVRMISYGGSSSNVSLVMKAEDKVRALQALNNRLFSSCMDTKKSVSTAF, from the coding sequence ATGAAAGTATTGAAATTTGGTGGTACATCCGTTGGCTCAGCCCAGCGGATGAAGAACGTTGCGTCCATTATCTGTAATGGAGAACAGAATATTGTGGTCTTGTCCGCTATGTCGGGTACGACAAATGCACTGGTTGATATTTCCGGATCTTTTCATCGAAAAGAAACAGATGAGGTTAATAAGATAATCAGTCGGTTGGAGCAGGTATATGCTGTATGTATCGATGGTTTATATGAGTCTGATCTTTATAAGGAACAGGCTTTGGAATTGGTGGCTGACCGCTTTCGTTATATCTGGTCATTCGCGGAGGCTCCATTCACTCCGTTTGATGAAAAAGTGGTGTTGGCTCAGGGTGAACTGATCTCCACCGGAATGATGGATCTTTATCTGAAGGAAAAAGGTGTTAACTCTGTTTTACTTCCGGCATTAGATTTTATGCGTATCACGGCAGAACAGGAGCCGGACTTGTCGTATATAAAGGAGAAGTTGTATGCACAGCTTGCTTCTTATCCGAATGCCGACCTGTTTATCACGCAGGGATTTATTTGTCGGAATGCCTATGGCAAGATCGATAACCTGCAACGCGGAGGTAGTGATTTCAGTGCTTCTCTGATAGGAGCGGCAATTTCTGCCGAGGAAATTCAGATATGGACTGACATCGACGGAATGCATAATAACGATCCTCGTATAGTCGATCATACCGTCCCCGTGCGGCAGTTGAATTTTGAAGAAGCTGCCAAGCTGGCCTATTTTGGTGCAAAGATACTTCACCCCTGTTGTATCCGCCCGGCAAAAGAGAGCAATATCCCCGTCCGTTTACTTAATTCGTTGCAACCTTCTGCACCGGGTACATTGATTTCCAATACGGCGGAAAAAGGAAGGATAAAAGCTGTCGCAGCCAAGGATAATATCATTTATATTAAGATCAAATCGTTGAACCTTCTTCCTGCCCATAAGTTTTTGAGCTTGGTGTTTAATACTTTCGAAACGTATAAGACGGCAGTCGATATGGTAACGACTTCTGATGTGGGTGTTTCGGTAACAACCGATAATCCTGAGCATCTGTCCGAAATTATTTCATGTTTGGAAGAATATGCAACGATCTGTGTGGAAAGAAACATGGTGATAATATGTGTCGTAGGTGACCTCGAGTGGCAGAATGTCGGGTTTGAGGCTCAGATAGTCAATGCATTGAAGGATATACCTGTCCGGATGATCTCATACGGAGGAAGTAGCAGTAATGTTTCTTTGGTGATGAAAGCGGAGGATAAGGTAAGGGCTTTGCAGGCTTTAAACAACCGATTGTTCTCTTCGTGTATGGACACAAAAAAGTCAGTATCGACTGCTTTTTAA
- the hcp gene encoding hydroxylamine reductase: protein MDAKMFCFQCQEAAKGTGCTIKGVCGKDDETANRMDLLLFITKGVSVVATQLRNAGVEIPAHINHFVVDALFSTITNANFDIESITRRIVKGIELRDQLKDQAGKRGIELPVIDELVWKGDESTFEGKALTVGVLREANPDIRSLKELIIYGLKGMAAYVEHAGNLGFEEADLHRFIQFALAETLRKDLSAEQLTALVLETGSYGVKAMALLDKANTNSYGNPEITQVNIGVRNNPAILISGHDLKDMEELLAQTDGTGVDVYTHSEMLPANYYPAFKKYKHFVGNYGNAWWQQREEFESFNGPILFTTNCIVPPLEGASYKDRVYTTNSTGFPGWKHIPSREDGKTKDYSEIIAHAKRCAAPKEIEHGQITGGFAHNQVMALADKVVDAVKSGAIRKFVVMAGCDGRMKSRNYYTEFASELPSDCVILTAGCAKYRYNKLPLGDIGGIPRVLDAGQCNDSYSLAVIAMKLQEAFGLEDINQLPIVYNIAWYEQKAVIVLLALLSLGVKNIHLGPTLPAFLSPNVAQVLVENFGIGTISTPDEDIEKLILA, encoded by the coding sequence ATGGATGCAAAAATGTTTTGTTTTCAGTGTCAGGAAGCTGCGAAAGGAACCGGCTGTACGATTAAAGGAGTCTGTGGAAAAGACGATGAGACTGCTAACCGGATGGACTTGTTGTTATTCATCACCAAAGGAGTATCTGTTGTTGCCACTCAACTACGAAATGCGGGGGTAGAAATACCTGCACATATCAATCATTTCGTTGTGGATGCCCTTTTCTCTACAATCACGAATGCTAACTTCGATATAGAAAGTATTACCCGACGCATTGTCAAAGGTATAGAATTAAGAGATCAGTTAAAAGACCAAGCCGGTAAACGAGGTATTGAACTGCCCGTCATCGACGAACTGGTGTGGAAAGGCGATGAAAGTACTTTCGAAGGGAAAGCCCTGACGGTCGGTGTATTGCGCGAAGCAAATCCCGACATCCGTTCTTTGAAGGAACTGATCATTTACGGACTGAAAGGGATGGCCGCTTATGTGGAACATGCCGGAAACCTGGGATTTGAAGAAGCAGACCTACACCGGTTTATTCAGTTTGCGTTGGCAGAGACCTTACGGAAAGACCTTTCGGCTGAACAGTTAACGGCATTAGTGCTGGAAACCGGAAGCTACGGGGTGAAAGCAATGGCATTGCTGGATAAGGCAAATACAAATAGCTATGGCAATCCGGAGATCACGCAGGTAAATATCGGTGTACGCAACAATCCGGCCATTCTGATCAGCGGTCACGACCTGAAAGATATGGAAGAACTGCTTGCACAGACAGATGGAACCGGAGTAGATGTATATACACATAGCGAAATGTTACCCGCCAACTATTATCCGGCCTTCAAGAAATACAAACATTTCGTCGGCAACTATGGGAACGCCTGGTGGCAACAACGGGAAGAGTTCGAGAGCTTTAACGGTCCGATCCTGTTCACGACAAACTGTATCGTTCCGCCATTGGAAGGTGCTTCATACAAGGATCGCGTTTATACAACCAACTCGACCGGTTTTCCAGGATGGAAACATATCCCGTCAAGAGAAGACGGCAAGACCAAAGATTATTCAGAGATCATAGCCCATGCCAAACGCTGTGCCGCCCCGAAAGAGATAGAACACGGACAAATCACCGGAGGATTCGCTCATAATCAGGTAATGGCCTTAGCTGATAAAGTGGTCGATGCAGTAAAAAGCGGTGCCATCCGCAAATTCGTAGTGATGGCCGGATGCGACGGACGTATGAAAAGTCGTAACTATTATACGGAGTTCGCCAGCGAATTGCCATCCGATTGCGTTATCCTGACGGCCGGTTGTGCAAAATACCGTTACAACAAACTGCCGCTCGGTGATATAGGAGGCATTCCCCGCGTATTGGATGCCGGACAATGTAATGACAGTTATTCCCTGGCAGTGATCGCCATGAAGTTGCAGGAAGCATTCGGGTTGGAAGATATCAACCAGTTACCGATTGTCTACAATATTGCATGGTATGAACAGAAGGCAGTCATCGTCCTGTTGGCTCTATTGAGCCTTGGTGTTAAAAACATCCATCTAGGCCCGACATTACCGGCTTTCCTTTCGCCGAATGTTGCACAGGTATTGGTTGAAAACTTTGGGATAGGAACGATCAGCACACCGGACGAAGATATTGAAAAGTTAATTCTTGCCTGA
- the fucO gene encoding lactaldehyde reductase, with protein MSTNRIVLNETSYFGPGSRSVIPEEVKRRNLKKAFIVTDNDLVKFGVVKQVTDVLDQASIPYITFAEVKQNPTVTNVKVGVKAYAASGADFIIAIGGGSPTDTAKAIGIITNNPEFSDVVSLEGVANTKNKSVPVIALPTTAGTAAEVTINYVITDEENVKKMVCVDPNDIPVLAIVDAELMSSMPKSLTAATGMDALTHAIEGYITKGTWEMSDMFELKAIEMIARYLPAAVANGHDIEARNGMAVAQYIAGMGFSNVGLGAVHGMAHPLGAFYNIPHGVANALLLPYVMEYNMPSSIKKYKRIAEAMGCNTQDMSDETAAIAAVEAVKQLSLKIGIPQKLSEIGVKEEDLEQLARSAYADVCTPGNPRDTTVEDLLTLYRKAYI; from the coding sequence ATGAGCACAAACAGGATTGTACTAAATGAGACCTCTTATTTCGGTCCGGGATCAAGAAGCGTTATTCCCGAAGAAGTTAAAAGGAGAAATCTAAAGAAAGCATTTATTGTTACAGACAATGATTTAGTGAAGTTCGGAGTTGTAAAACAAGTTACCGACGTATTGGATCAGGCTTCTATCCCTTACATCACTTTTGCAGAAGTAAAACAAAATCCAACTGTAACAAACGTAAAAGTAGGTGTAAAAGCATATGCAGCTTCCGGTGCCGATTTCATAATAGCTATCGGAGGCGGTTCTCCTACGGATACTGCCAAAGCCATAGGAATTATCACCAATAACCCAGAATTCTCTGATGTTGTTTCATTGGAAGGCGTTGCCAATACAAAAAACAAATCAGTTCCGGTAATTGCATTACCTACCACCGCCGGAACAGCAGCAGAAGTCACCATCAATTACGTAATTACCGACGAAGAAAATGTCAAGAAAATGGTCTGTGTAGACCCGAATGACATTCCAGTTTTAGCAATTGTCGATGCAGAACTAATGAGCTCCATGCCTAAATCGCTCACTGCCGCAACCGGAATGGATGCCCTGACTCATGCAATCGAAGGATATATCACCAAAGGTACCTGGGAAATGTCGGACATGTTCGAATTAAAAGCCATCGAAATGATTGCCCGTTATCTGCCTGCTGCCGTTGCCAACGGTCATGATATTGAAGCACGTAACGGTATGGCTGTAGCTCAATACATCGCAGGAATGGGGTTTAGCAATGTCGGATTAGGAGCCGTACACGGAATGGCCCATCCTTTGGGAGCTTTCTACAACATCCCCCACGGAGTTGCAAATGCCCTGTTGCTTCCTTATGTAATGGAGTACAACATGCCATCTTCCATCAAGAAATACAAACGTATAGCAGAAGCTATGGGATGTAACACCCAGGATATGAGTGACGAAACAGCTGCAATTGCCGCAGTGGAAGCAGTCAAACAACTCTCTCTGAAAATCGGTATACCCCAAAAACTAAGTGAAATCGGAGTAAAAGAAGAAGACCTGGAGCAACTGGCACGTTCTGCATATGCTGATGTCTGTACCCCGGGTAATCCAAGAGATACCACTGTTGAAGATCTTCTGACCCTCTACCGGAAAGCGTATATCTAA